A genomic segment from Polyangium mundeleinium encodes:
- a CDS encoding molybdopterin-dependent oxidoreductase — translation MTTEAGTFQKTACILCSLNCGIEVLVEDRRLTRVRGDRKHPGSHGYLCEKAQRLDHYQNAKDRLRTPLRRRPDGSFEPIDWDTAIREITAKLVGIRDTHGGSSIFYYGGGGQGNHLCGTYATATLAALGAVYRSNALAQEKTGEFWVDGKLFGRPRCHTAPDFEHAEVAVFVGKNPWHSHGFPRARHVLKEIAADPTRALVVIDPRRSETARLAQYHLAVHPGTDAFCLAAILGTLVQEDLVNHSFLAEHTTDAEPILDALARVPVAEFARRSGVEEALVREVARRIARAKSVAIQEDLGVQQAPHSTLDSWLEKLVYLLVGSFAKEGGMNIHSRMASLGGGGGGGKRGSTTPVTGARIITGLVPCNVIPDEILTDHPKRFRAMIVESANPAHSLADSKRFREAFAALDCLVVIDVALTETARLAHYVLPTASQFEKWEATFFTLEFPRNAFQLRAPLLAPLPGTLPEPEIHRRLVRATGALDGVDLTPLAEAARSSRGEFAMAFMGLVGARPDLMALAPVILYETLGPTLPEGAKATAVLWGIAQTCFMTFPESVQRAGFPDADALFDAILRERSGITFTVDPYEETWARLDTPDKRIRLTVPELLPELLGLATEPARARDAHYPFILAAGERRSSSANTIFRDPAWRKVDLEGALRMSPADAAELGLSTGSVVRIVTEGGSATATVEVNDGMRAGHVSLPNGGGLLYPDEAGSERKHGTAPNELTHHAQRDWLAGTPWHKHVPARIERIEAS, via the coding sequence ATGACGACCGAAGCCGGGACGTTCCAGAAGACCGCGTGTATCCTCTGCAGCCTGAACTGCGGCATCGAGGTGCTCGTCGAGGATCGCAGGCTCACGCGCGTGCGCGGCGATCGAAAGCACCCAGGATCGCACGGATATCTCTGCGAGAAGGCCCAGCGGCTCGACCATTACCAGAACGCCAAGGACCGCCTGCGCACGCCGCTCCGCCGCCGTCCCGACGGATCGTTCGAGCCGATCGACTGGGACACAGCGATCCGCGAGATCACGGCGAAGCTCGTCGGCATCCGCGATACCCACGGCGGCAGCTCCATCTTTTATTACGGCGGCGGCGGCCAGGGCAATCACCTCTGCGGCACCTACGCCACCGCGACGCTCGCGGCGCTCGGCGCGGTCTACCGCTCGAACGCCCTCGCCCAGGAAAAGACCGGCGAGTTCTGGGTCGACGGCAAGCTCTTCGGCCGCCCCCGCTGCCACACCGCGCCCGATTTCGAGCACGCCGAGGTCGCCGTCTTCGTCGGGAAGAACCCCTGGCACTCGCACGGCTTTCCCCGCGCCCGCCACGTGCTCAAGGAGATCGCAGCCGACCCCACGCGCGCGCTCGTCGTCATCGATCCCCGGCGCTCCGAGACCGCACGGCTCGCGCAGTACCACCTCGCCGTCCATCCCGGCACGGACGCCTTTTGCCTCGCCGCGATCCTCGGCACGCTCGTGCAAGAAGACCTCGTCAATCACTCCTTCCTCGCCGAGCACACGACCGACGCGGAGCCCATCCTCGACGCCCTCGCGCGCGTGCCCGTCGCCGAATTCGCGCGGCGCTCCGGCGTCGAGGAGGCCCTCGTGCGCGAGGTCGCGCGCCGCATCGCCCGCGCGAAGAGCGTCGCCATCCAGGAGGATCTCGGCGTCCAGCAGGCGCCCCATTCCACGCTCGACTCGTGGCTGGAGAAGCTCGTCTACCTCCTCGTCGGAAGCTTCGCCAAAGAGGGCGGAATGAACATCCATTCCCGCATGGCCTCGCTCGGCGGAGGCGGCGGCGGCGGCAAGCGCGGGAGCACCACGCCCGTCACCGGCGCGCGTATCATCACAGGGCTCGTGCCCTGCAACGTGATCCCGGACGAGATCCTGACGGACCACCCGAAGCGGTTCCGGGCGATGATCGTCGAGAGCGCGAACCCCGCGCACTCGCTCGCCGATTCCAAGCGCTTCCGCGAGGCCTTCGCCGCGCTCGACTGTCTCGTCGTGATCGACGTCGCGCTCACGGAGACGGCGCGGCTCGCCCATTACGTGCTACCCACCGCGTCGCAGTTCGAGAAATGGGAAGCAACGTTCTTCACGCTGGAGTTCCCGCGCAACGCCTTCCAGCTCCGCGCCCCCCTCCTCGCGCCGCTCCCGGGGACGTTGCCCGAGCCCGAGATCCATCGCCGCCTCGTGCGCGCAACGGGCGCGCTCGACGGCGTGGATCTCACCCCGCTCGCCGAAGCCGCGCGGTCCTCACGAGGCGAATTCGCCATGGCCTTCATGGGCCTCGTCGGAGCGCGGCCCGACCTCATGGCGCTCGCGCCCGTGATCCTCTACGAGACGCTCGGCCCAACGTTGCCCGAGGGCGCCAAGGCCACCGCCGTGCTCTGGGGCATCGCGCAAACATGCTTCATGACCTTCCCGGAGAGCGTGCAGCGCGCAGGCTTCCCCGACGCCGACGCACTCTTCGACGCGATTCTCCGGGAGCGCTCCGGCATCACCTTCACCGTCGACCCCTACGAAGAGACGTGGGCGCGGCTCGACACCCCGGACAAACGAATTCGCCTCACAGTCCCGGAGCTCCTGCCCGAGCTGCTCGGCCTGGCGACGGAGCCCGCCCGAGCCCGCGACGCGCACTATCCGTTCATCCTCGCCGCCGGCGAGCGAAGATCCTCCTCGGCGAACACCATTTTCCGCGACCCCGCATGGCGCAAGGTCGACCTCGAAGGCGCCCTTCGCATGAGCCCAGCAGACGCAGCGGAGCTCGGCCTCTCCACAGGCAGCGTCGTACGAATCGTGACGGAGGGCGGCAGCGCAACCGCAACGGTAGAAGTAAACGACGGCATGCGAGCCGGCCACGTGAGCCTGCCCAATGGAGGCGGTCTCCTGTACCCCGACGAAGCCGGCAGCGAGCGCAAGCACGGCACAGCACCAAACGAGCTCACCCACCACGCACAGCGAGATTGGCTCGCAGGCACGCCATGGCACAAGCACGTGCCAGCACGAATCGAGCGAATCGAGGCGTCCTGA
- the nth gene encoding endonuclease III, translating to MRRARRLHPEDDVGKPRRVEVRRGAAQPEGPPPSGVAPSSHRLRATEIHARLARAIPAPRIELDFRNPWELLVATILAAQSTDRKINLVTPALFQSYPTPAALGAAPQDEVERLVHETGFFRNKARAIREASRTIAEHFGGEVPRTLDALITLPGVARKTANVVLANAYRIAEGIAVDRHTARVARRLVLTEEEDPAAVEVDLCRSFPTNEWIDVGLRLQLHGRYVCTARAPDCRHCPLNELCPSKRAAPEGTLDARAALEALRIKAQGEPEADPPG from the coding sequence ATGCGCAGGGCCCGCCGATTGCATCCCGAGGACGACGTGGGCAAACCCAGGCGTGTCGAGGTGCGGCGGGGCGCGGCGCAGCCGGAGGGGCCGCCGCCGTCGGGCGTTGCTCCGTCGTCGCATCGACTGCGCGCCACGGAGATCCACGCGCGGCTCGCCCGGGCGATCCCGGCGCCGCGGATCGAGCTGGATTTCCGCAATCCGTGGGAGCTCCTCGTCGCGACCATCCTCGCGGCGCAGAGCACGGACCGGAAGATCAACCTCGTCACGCCAGCGCTCTTTCAATCCTACCCCACGCCGGCCGCGCTCGGCGCCGCGCCGCAAGACGAGGTCGAGCGCCTCGTGCACGAGACCGGTTTCTTCCGGAACAAGGCCCGCGCGATCCGCGAGGCGAGCCGCACCATCGCAGAGCACTTCGGCGGCGAGGTCCCGCGCACGCTCGACGCGTTGATCACGTTGCCCGGCGTGGCGCGCAAGACCGCGAACGTCGTGCTCGCGAACGCCTACCGGATCGCGGAGGGCATCGCCGTCGATCGCCACACGGCCCGGGTCGCGCGCAGGCTCGTGCTCACGGAAGAAGAAGATCCTGCGGCGGTGGAGGTCGATCTCTGCCGCTCGTTCCCGACGAACGAATGGATCGACGTGGGGCTGCGCCTCCAGCTCCACGGGCGTTACGTCTGCACCGCGCGTGCCCCCGATTGTCGCCATTGCCCGCTGAACGAGCTCTGCCCGAGCAAGCGGGCCGCCCCCGAGGGCACGCTGGACGCGCGCGCGGCGCTCGAAGCGCTTCGTATCAAGGCCCAGGGCGAGCCCGAGGCCGATCCGCCCGGATGA
- a CDS encoding DUF2243 domain-containing protein gives MGRDNQKDGGLVAAGILLGVGLGGFVDGIVLHQLLQWHNMLSSILPPTNLRDMKINMFFDGLFHAIAWLTTVIGLAVLWRGIKKDTIPRSTPTFVGAMSLGWGLFNFVEGLIDHQLFGIHHVRPGAHALLWDIGFLGSGLLLGGLGWALIRKGRALSTSRTQRSST, from the coding sequence ATGGGACGAGACAATCAAAAGGACGGGGGCCTCGTCGCGGCGGGGATCCTGCTCGGCGTAGGGCTCGGGGGATTCGTGGACGGCATCGTGCTCCACCAGCTCCTCCAGTGGCACAACATGCTCTCGTCGATCCTGCCTCCGACGAACCTCCGGGACATGAAGATCAACATGTTCTTCGACGGCCTCTTCCACGCGATCGCGTGGCTGACGACCGTGATCGGCCTCGCCGTGCTCTGGCGTGGCATCAAGAAGGACACGATCCCCCGCTCGACGCCGACCTTCGTGGGCGCGATGTCGCTCGGCTGGGGCCTCTTCAACTTCGTGGAGGGCCTCATCGACCATCAGCTCTTCGGCATCCACCACGTCCGGCCCGGCGCGCACGCGCTGCTCTGGGACATCGGCTTCCTCGGCTCCGGGCTTTTGCTCGGCGGCCTCGGGTGGGCGCTCATTCGAAAGGGGCGCGCCCTCAGTACGTCGAGAACCCAGCGCAGCTCGACGTGA